The sequence TTCATCCTCTACAGAGCCGATCATCCCCCGGCTAAGGATCATTTGCATTTTGTGTGGACAAAGGTTTTGGCAGGCGTACCATTCATTTCTTCTGGTGAAGTTAAAGATGGCAATCTGCAGTTCTTTGTATTTTACACAGGCACCTCCATTTTCAGGAAAAGCAGTGACCGGAGCGGCCTTGAACCAATTGTTGATGTTGGAGGTATCAGCGGTTTTATATTTTTCCAATTCCGGGATCATGACTTCTTTGTTTAAGGTATTCAGTCTTTTATCTAATTTCTAGCATCTTTTTGTCCTGCTTATCCCCAGGAGGCAGGGATCTTTTGGCCACGCATTTCTTGCCATTTTAAGTTAGGGTCTTCCTCGTCTGCATTGACAAAATGCTTGAATTTAGCCCTAAGTTCAGGGTTGTTGACCACCTCTTTCCATTCACAAGCATATGTGTCGATCATAAAGGCCATTTCTTTTTCCAGCTCTTCTCCGATGCCCAAAGAATCGTTGACGACGACATCCCGCA comes from Echinicola vietnamensis DSM 17526 and encodes:
- the nirD gene encoding nitrite reductase small subunit NirD gives rise to the protein MIPELEKYKTADTSNINNWFKAAPVTAFPENGGACVKYKELQIAIFNFTRRNEWYACQNLCPHKMQMILSRGMIGSVEDEPKVACPFHKKNFSLKTGKNINGDTCDIAVYPVKVEEGYVYVGFEE